The DNA window GGTGAAGCCGAGCAACAGGACGCCGGCGACAGCCGCAAAAACGGCGCTGATTGCGAAGGTTACGACCCACATGCGGACCGGATCAATGAGAGCGAGCGGCGCCGCGCCCGGATTGCTGCCGAGTGCATAGAGCCTGCGTCCGTAAGGCGATCGGGCGAGCACCGCGATGATGCAGATCGTGAGTACTAGAATTGCCGGAACAATCCAGGGAAACGGCAGGGGACCGACCGAACCACCGATCGAAACGAAATCCGAAACGGCCCGCGGTGCCGAACCGGAGGGAAAACCGGCCGTCCACAACAGCACGCAGCCCTGGACGACCATACCCGAGCCGAGGGTGACGATCAGCGGATGGATCTCGAGCCTACGGGCCACATAACCATTGAAGGCACCGATCAGGATCGCAATTGCCACCACGATGAGGCAGACGACGCCAAAATTCCATTGTTCGCCATAGAGCTGCGCGGCCGTCACGTTGGCGAAACCGATGACAAAGGGAATGGAAAGATCGATGCCTCCGAGGATCACGACCAGCGTTTGACCGACACAGGCCACCGCCAGCAGCGAAGCAATGACGAGCATGGCGCGGATCGAAAAGGAGGAGGAATAGCCGTCGATCAGCACCGTGCCTGCCAGATGCAATAGTGCCGCGATCACGAAGGCGCCGAAAATCCTGCCGCCGGTGCTGCCGATAAAGCTCTTCAAGCTGGTCATAGCGCGCTCCCCTTGACGGCGCGTTCCTGTATCGCCGTCAAAACGACCGCAGCCACCAGGATGGCGCCGTAAGCGATCTGCAGGACATAGGTGGAAACATTGAACGATGTCAGCACGCTCTGCAGCAGGAAGATATCGATCGCACCGATCGCCGCACCGACAAGGCCGCCGCGACCGCCCGCGAGGCTGATGCCGCCGAGCGCGACGGCGGCGATGGCGATCAGCGTATAGGTCTGTCCGATATTCGGGTCTGCGGAGCCGATCAGCGCGGTCAGCATCAGCCCGGCGATGCTGGCAAAGACGCCGGTGATGACGTGGGCGACAAAGCGCACGCGGGTGACGTCCACCCCGGCAGTGTAAGCGGCGCGGTCATCGCTGCCGATCGCCATCAGCTGATCATAGTAAGGCAATCGCCGGATCAGCCACCAGGCAACCGCAATGACGGCTAATGGCAGAACCGAATAGGAACTCGACATGGCTTTCAGCCAGTCCGGAGCCGGACCGACGGGCGCCGGAAGGATCGTCAGAGTGACACCCGTCAGCACCAGATAGGTGCCGAGCGTGGCAACGATCGGCTGGATGCGAACGACGGTCGTCATGAAACCGTTGATCGCGCCGATGGACGCGCCGACGACAAGTGCTGCCGGAATGAGGACGAAGGGCGAGGAGATCCCCGCCGACAGAAACAGCGTCTGGATGACAATCGCGTTGACGAAACCCATAAGCGGCCCGACGGAAATATCGATACCGCCGCGACCGCCGAGGATGACCGGCGCGGAGGCGAGAGCAGCACCGATCAGCGGCGCCGCAAGACCGATCAGTGTTCCCCAGGCGGCAGGCGCGAAACGCGCCGGATTGAGATAGAGATTGATGGCGAGAAGCACGATCAGCAGAACGAGCGCAAAACCGGCGCTGCGCAGGATCGTCGATAGGGTCGACAAGGGCCTCATGGTCATGCCGCCCGTCCGAACATGGCCGCGATGACGTTTTCGGTCGTCATGGTCTCTCCGCTCATTTCCGCCGCCACGTGATTTTCCCGGAAAACCAATACGCGCCCGCACAGCAGAAGGATTTCCTCGATTTCGCTGGACAGAATGACGAGCGCCATGCCTTCTCGCGCCAGCTCCCGGA is part of the Rhizobium jaguaris genome and encodes:
- a CDS encoding ABC transporter permease gives rise to the protein MTMRPLSTLSTILRSAGFALVLLIVLLAINLYLNPARFAPAAWGTLIGLAAPLIGAALASAPVILGGRGGIDISVGPLMGFVNAIVIQTLFLSAGISSPFVLIPAALVVGASIGAINGFMTTVVRIQPIVATLGTYLVLTGVTLTILPAPVGPAPDWLKAMSSSYSVLPLAVIAVAWWLIRRLPYYDQLMAIGSDDRAAYTAGVDVTRVRFVAHVITGVFASIAGLMLTALIGSADPNIGQTYTLIAIAAVALGGISLAGGRGGLVGAAIGAIDIFLLQSVLTSFNVSTYVLQIAYGAILVAAVVLTAIQERAVKGSAL
- a CDS encoding ABC transporter permease, coding for MTSLKSFIGSTGGRIFGAFVIAALLHLAGTVLIDGYSSSFSIRAMLVIASLLAVACVGQTLVVILGGIDLSIPFVIGFANVTAAQLYGEQWNFGVVCLIVVAIAILIGAFNGYVARRLEIHPLIVTLGSGMVVQGCVLLWTAGFPSGSAPRAVSDFVSIGGSVGPLPFPWIVPAILVLTICIIAVLARSPYGRRLYALGSNPGAAPLALIDPVRMWVVTFAISAVFAAVAGVLLLGFTGSAYGDVGQPYLFQTIAAVVVGGAALVGGRGSYLGTIAGVLVLTEINTLLIGLGLQPAAVQAALGFIIVVLVSFYGRERHIRTTI